In Anaerolineales bacterium, one DNA window encodes the following:
- a CDS encoding DUF418 domain-containing protein produces MTTPDLSSKPAIAPVQQAERVQIVDILRGFALFGILLVNMTIFYRPIQAILFPADPAMPWFDRAAEWFIHFAGEGKFYALFSMLFGLGLTLQMEHIEARGGKFVPLYLRRLFVLLLIGLVHAFLIWIGDILILYALLGFLLVLFRKAKPRTLLIWAAILISIPLLFNTAVAGLLEFGRSVPEGAQQIDAVFAETIASFKTDLVRANRVYADGNFAEITEQRIYDYTSMGLSAFFVMGFNVLAMFLLGVYFGRREIFKHLEDNRGFFRTLLFWGLLIGLTGNALYATLIMPLPRIEPSGLLLMATAAQAIGAPLLMLAYVSAFCLLALSPVWGKRLQVLAPVGQMALTNYLTQSIVCTLIFYGYGLGLFGQMGAAAGIGLTFVIYLLQIPFSHWWMKRFKYGPAEWLWRSLTYLKPQPMGRNGVSE; encoded by the coding sequence ATGACTACACCTGACCTTTCGTCCAAACCCGCCATCGCCCCCGTCCAACAAGCCGAACGCGTCCAGATCGTGGACATCCTGCGCGGCTTCGCCCTATTCGGCATCCTGCTCGTGAACATGACCATTTTCTACCGCCCGATACAAGCCATCCTCTTCCCCGCCGACCCAGCCATGCCCTGGTTTGACCGCGCCGCCGAATGGTTCATACATTTTGCCGGGGAAGGCAAGTTCTACGCCCTGTTTTCCATGCTCTTCGGGCTGGGATTAACCCTGCAAATGGAGCACATTGAAGCGCGCGGCGGCAAGTTCGTCCCGCTCTATCTGCGGCGGTTGTTCGTCCTGCTGTTGATTGGTCTTGTTCATGCCTTCCTAATCTGGATCGGCGACATTCTTATCTTGTATGCCCTGCTCGGCTTCCTGCTCGTTCTTTTCCGCAAGGCAAAGCCGCGCACCCTGCTGATCTGGGCGGCGATTCTGATCTCGATTCCGCTGTTGTTCAACACTGCGGTGGCCGGACTGCTCGAGTTTGGGCGTTCCGTCCCCGAGGGCGCTCAGCAAATCGATGCGGTCTTTGCCGAGACCATTGCGTCCTTCAAGACCGACCTGGTGCGTGCCAACCGCGTCTATGCGGATGGTAATTTCGCCGAAATCACCGAACAGCGCATATATGACTATACCAGCATGGGATTGTCAGCCTTTTTTGTGATGGGTTTCAACGTGCTGGCGATGTTCCTGCTGGGCGTTTACTTTGGCAGGCGCGAAATCTTCAAACACCTCGAAGACAACCGCGGCTTCTTCCGCACATTGCTGTTCTGGGGCTTGCTCATCGGCTTGACCGGAAACGCGCTCTATGCCACCCTCATCATGCCGCTTCCGCGCATCGAACCGTCCGGTCTATTGTTAATGGCAACCGCGGCACAGGCAATCGGCGCGCCATTGCTGATGCTCGCTTACGTCTCCGCCTTTTGCCTGCTGGCGCTTTCACCGGTCTGGGGGAAAAGGCTCCAAGTTTTAGCCCCGGTCGGGCAGATGGCGCTCACTAATTACCTGACGCAGTCCATCGTCTGCACGCTGATCTTCTACGGCTACGGGCTTGGCTTGTTCGGTCAGATGGGCGCGGCGGCAGGCATCGGTTTGACTTTCGTCATCTACCTGCTCCAAATCCCTTTCAGTCATTGGTGGATGAAACGCTTCAAATACGGACCCGCTGAATGGCTCTGGCGTTCCCTGACCTATCTCAAGCCTCAGCCGATGGGCAGAAACGGCGTGTCTGAATGA